Proteins found in one Paenibacillus sp. FSL R10-2782 genomic segment:
- a CDS encoding MFS transporter: MNKIGNNHVTSTGKPKKAGLRWGIILLLLLGAVVNYLDRSNLSIANTTIAAEFGLSSTQMGLLLSAFLWPYALANLPAGWLVDRFGPKKMFAWASGLWSVATIISAFVNTYSLLYAMRMLLGVSESPFFTSGLKVTERWFAKSERGLPTSIINTGSQIANAIAPPLLTVLMLTMTWRGMFIFVGAMGLIIMLIWLKVYRDPTFAEKQAITQNDMADKSNAVQSETQAPTAKWSSLFKNSSTWFMIIGNFGIMFTIWVYLTWLPSYLEKEQGFTLKETGWIASIPFVAGIIGVLLGGFISDYFIRKGVAPVTSRKIPIVGGAILAAASVAPIPFIDSTVVSIVLLSVGYFASQLPSGVIWTLAADIAPGEQVASLGAIQNFGGFLGAALAPIATGYILDTTGSFNNVFLLGASLLVMGAISYGVFLKKPITRTT; this comes from the coding sequence ATGAACAAAATCGGGAATAACCATGTAACATCCACAGGAAAACCCAAAAAGGCAGGTCTGCGTTGGGGCATTATTTTGCTGCTTCTGCTTGGGGCCGTCGTCAACTATCTGGACCGATCGAATTTAAGTATCGCGAATACGACCATCGCAGCGGAATTTGGACTATCCTCTACACAGATGGGTCTGCTGCTGTCCGCCTTTCTCTGGCCTTATGCTTTGGCTAATCTTCCCGCAGGATGGCTTGTTGACCGCTTCGGTCCGAAGAAAATGTTCGCATGGGCTTCTGGACTGTGGTCTGTTGCAACCATTATCAGTGCTTTTGTGAATACCTATTCACTGTTGTATGCCATGCGTATGCTGCTTGGTGTATCGGAATCTCCATTCTTCACATCAGGGCTTAAAGTGACCGAAAGATGGTTCGCTAAAAGTGAAAGAGGCCTTCCAACCTCTATTATTAATACGGGCTCGCAAATTGCCAATGCTATTGCTCCGCCCCTGCTGACTGTGCTTATGCTGACCATGACCTGGAGAGGCATGTTTATCTTCGTCGGCGCAATGGGATTGATTATTATGCTGATCTGGCTGAAAGTCTACCGTGATCCGACTTTTGCTGAGAAACAGGCCATCACCCAGAACGATATGGCTGACAAATCAAATGCGGTACAATCAGAAACACAGGCTCCAACAGCCAAATGGTCTTCTCTTTTCAAGAATTCCAGCACTTGGTTTATGATCATCGGTAATTTCGGCATCATGTTCACCATCTGGGTATACCTGACCTGGTTGCCAAGCTATCTGGAGAAGGAACAGGGCTTCACACTGAAAGAAACCGGGTGGATTGCATCCATTCCTTTTGTTGCCGGCATTATTGGCGTACTGCTTGGTGGTTTTATTTCCGACTATTTTATCCGCAAGGGGGTTGCTCCTGTGACCTCACGCAAGATACCGATTGTTGGTGGTGCCATTTTGGCGGCGGCATCTGTAGCGCCGATTCCTTTTATAGACAGTACAGTTGTCAGCATTGTACTTCTCTCTGTCGGTTACTTTGCTTCCCAGTTGCCTTCAGGCGTTATTTGGACATTGGCAGCTGATATTGCTCCGGGGGAGCAGGTGGCATCCCTGGGAGCCATCCAAAACTTTGGCGGTTTTCTGGGTGCTGCTCTAGCCCCAATTGCAACCGGATACATTTTGGATACAACCGGAAGCTTTAATAATGTATTTTTACTGGGAGCATCCTTGCTTGTTATGGGAGCGATTTCATACGGGGTATTCCTGAAAAAGCCGATTACTCGAACTACGTAA